In Gallus gallus isolate bGalGal1 chromosome Z, bGalGal1.mat.broiler.GRCg7b, whole genome shotgun sequence, one DNA window encodes the following:
- the GLRX gene encoding glutaredoxin-1, with product MVDSFVQSKLRDNKVTLFVKGSCPYCKNAIALLKEFNFLPGCLEVVDITGMDDIQDYFQKTTGQRTVPRVFIGTKCIGGFSDLQKMEQQLPMMLRQIGALV from the exons ATGGTCGATTCTTTTGTACAGAGCAAACTCAGAGATAATAAAGTTACCCTTTTCGTGAAGGGATCCTGCCCTTACTGCAAGAATGCCATAGCATTGCTGAAGGAATTCAACTTTCTGCCAGGATGCCTGGAAGTGGTTGATATCACCGGGATGGATGACATCCAGGATTACTTCCAGAAAACAACAGGGCAGCGAACC GTCCCTCGTGTGTTTATTGGGACAAAATGCATTGGAGGATTTTCAGATCTGCAGAAGATGGAACAGCAGCTCCCCATGATGCTACGTCAGATTGGTGCTCTGGTGTAG